A stretch of the Dyella telluris genome encodes the following:
- a CDS encoding 2-oxoglutarate dehydrogenase E1 component, whose protein sequence is MSTNLIREFFESSQLAGGNADYVEQLYESWLADPSSVDATWSKYFETFKGRESGDVPHSAAIARIEAAQKQRRNGVAVAGPVDDAHARKQAGVLRILTAYRSRGHLASNLDPLGLAEKLPAPDLEPSFHGLSDADLDTEFDCGNFAGGGQRMKLRDLLARLKKVYTNTLGVEFMHISNHEQRNWLYTRMEQANGSAGLDAAGKKRVLAELTAAEGLERYLHTKYVGQKRFSLEGGDSLIPMVDDVVRAAGDNGIKEVVIGMAHRGRLNMLVNILGKPPRTLFNEFEGKWDHPDDPAHSGDVKYHMGFSADVKTPNGGTHVALAFNPSHLEIVNPVVAGSVHSRQIRRRDTERKQSMAVIVHGDSALAGQGVNMELFNMSQARGFKIGGSLHIVVNNQVGFTTSNPQDTRSTLYCTDLAKMVNAPVFHVNGDDPEAVIQATRLAYDFRKQFRKDVVIDLVCYRRHGHNEADEPSATQPVMYQIIRKRPTTRDLYAQELVKQGVIADGDGQKMFEDYRSRLEAGEPMTELTTALIKDIEVDWDKFIGGKLSTETPTGVSKQRLVELANQILVTPKDMTLQSRVAKIYEDRAKMASGEQAGDWGFAENLAYATLIDENYNLRLVGQDVGRGTFFHRHAVLHDQKTGYTYMPLADVRSGADVEVIDSLLSEEAVMAFEYGSATTDPYTLHIWEGQFGDFANGAQVVIDQFISSGEAKWNRLCGLALFLPHGYEGQGPEHSSARLERFLQLCALDNMQVCVPTTPAQAFHMIRRQMVRPTRKPLIVMTPKSLLRHKLAVSTLDELATGSFQLVIPEHRELAAKKVKRVVLCSGKVYYDLLEDAEKRGLTDVAIVRVEQLYPFPRPQVTAELEKYPSVKEVIWCQEEPMNQGAWFQIRHHLQACISGKQSLSYAGRARSPAPAAGHLNTHVAEQAALVEQALVSPVGTDHAAE, encoded by the coding sequence GTGAGCACTAATCTGATCCGCGAGTTTTTCGAATCCTCCCAACTCGCCGGCGGCAACGCCGATTACGTTGAACAGCTCTATGAATCGTGGTTGGCAGACCCTTCGTCGGTCGATGCCACCTGGAGCAAATACTTCGAGACTTTCAAAGGCCGCGAGTCGGGGGACGTGCCCCACTCTGCGGCCATTGCGCGTATAGAGGCCGCGCAAAAGCAGCGCCGTAACGGTGTTGCCGTCGCCGGCCCCGTAGACGACGCCCACGCCCGCAAACAGGCCGGCGTGCTGCGCATCCTTACCGCCTACCGTTCGCGCGGCCACCTGGCCTCGAACCTCGACCCGCTCGGCCTGGCCGAGAAGCTGCCGGCTCCGGATCTGGAACCTTCGTTCCACGGTCTGTCCGACGCCGACCTGGACACCGAGTTCGATTGCGGCAACTTTGCCGGTGGCGGCCAGCGCATGAAGCTGCGCGACCTGCTGGCCCGACTGAAGAAGGTGTACACCAACACCCTCGGCGTCGAGTTCATGCACATCAGCAACCATGAGCAGCGCAACTGGCTCTATACCCGTATGGAGCAGGCCAACGGCAGCGCCGGCCTCGACGCCGCGGGCAAGAAGCGCGTCCTCGCCGAGCTGACTGCCGCCGAGGGCCTGGAGCGCTACCTGCACACCAAGTACGTGGGCCAGAAGCGCTTCTCGCTGGAAGGCGGTGACAGCCTGATCCCGATGGTGGACGACGTAGTGCGTGCCGCCGGCGACAACGGCATCAAGGAAGTCGTGATCGGCATGGCCCACCGTGGCCGTCTCAACATGCTGGTCAACATCCTGGGCAAGCCGCCGCGCACCCTGTTCAACGAGTTCGAAGGCAAGTGGGATCATCCGGACGACCCGGCCCACTCCGGCGACGTGAAGTACCACATGGGCTTCTCCGCCGACGTCAAGACGCCGAACGGCGGTACCCACGTGGCGCTGGCGTTCAACCCGTCGCACCTGGAGATCGTCAACCCGGTGGTGGCCGGTTCGGTGCATTCGCGCCAGATCCGTCGCCGCGACACCGAGCGCAAGCAGTCAATGGCCGTGATCGTTCACGGTGACTCGGCCCTGGCCGGCCAGGGCGTGAACATGGAACTGTTCAACATGTCCCAGGCCCGCGGCTTCAAGATTGGCGGCAGCCTGCACATCGTGGTGAACAACCAGGTGGGCTTCACCACGTCCAACCCGCAGGACACCCGCTCCACGCTGTACTGCACCGACCTGGCCAAGATGGTCAATGCGCCGGTGTTCCACGTGAACGGCGATGACCCGGAAGCCGTGATCCAGGCCACCCGCCTGGCCTACGATTTCCGCAAGCAGTTCCGCAAGGACGTGGTGATCGACCTGGTGTGCTACCGCCGCCACGGCCATAACGAGGCCGACGAGCCGTCCGCCACGCAGCCGGTGATGTACCAGATCATCCGCAAGCGCCCGACCACCCGCGACCTGTACGCACAGGAGCTGGTCAAGCAGGGCGTGATCGCCGATGGCGACGGCCAGAAGATGTTCGAGGACTACCGCAGCCGCCTTGAGGCCGGCGAGCCGATGACCGAGCTCACCACGGCCCTCATCAAGGACATCGAGGTCGACTGGGACAAGTTCATCGGCGGCAAGCTGTCCACCGAGACCCCCACCGGCGTATCCAAGCAGCGCCTGGTGGAGCTGGCCAACCAGATCCTGGTGACGCCCAAGGACATGACGCTGCAGTCGCGCGTGGCCAAGATCTACGAAGACCGCGCCAAGATGGCCTCCGGTGAACAGGCCGGCGACTGGGGCTTTGCCGAGAACCTGGCCTACGCCACGCTCATCGACGAGAACTACAACCTGCGCCTGGTCGGCCAGGACGTGGGTCGCGGCACGTTCTTCCACCGTCACGCCGTGCTGCATGACCAGAAGACCGGCTACACCTATATGCCGCTGGCCGACGTGCGCTCCGGCGCCGACGTCGAAGTCATCGACTCGCTGCTCAGCGAAGAAGCGGTCATGGCGTTCGAATACGGCAGCGCCACCACCGACCCGTACACCCTGCACATCTGGGAAGGCCAGTTCGGCGACTTCGCCAACGGCGCGCAGGTGGTGATCGACCAGTTCATCAGCTCCGGCGAAGCCAAGTGGAACCGCCTGTGCGGCCTGGCACTGTTCCTGCCGCACGGCTACGAAGGCCAGGGCCCGGAGCACTCCTCCGCCCGCCTGGAGCGTTTCCTGCAGCTTTGCGCGCTGGACAACATGCAGGTCTGCGTGCCGACCACGCCGGCCCAGGCGTTCCACATGATCCGCCGCCAGATGGTCCGTCCGACCCGCAAGCCGCTGATCGTGATGACGCCCAAGTCGCTGCTGCGCCACAAGCTGGCGGTGTCCACCCTGGACGAGCTGGCCACGGGCAGCTTCCAGCTGGTGATTCCGGAACATCGCGAGCTGGCCGCCAAGAAGGTCAAGCGCGTGGTGCTGTGCTCGGGCAAGGTCTACTACGACCTGCTGGAAGACGCCGAGAAGCGCGGCCTCACCGACGTTGCCATCGTGCGCGTGGAACAGCTCTACCCGTTCCCGCGTCCGCAGGTCACGGCCGAACTGGAAAAGTATCCTTCCGTGAAGGAAGTGATCTGGTGCCAGGAAGAGCCGATGAACCAGGGCGCATGGTTCCAGATCCGCCATCACCTGCAGGCCTGCATCAGCGGCAAGCAGAGCCTGTCGTACGCCGGTCGCGCGCGTTCGCCGGCACCGGCAGCGGGTCACCTGAACACGCACGTCGCCGAGCAGGCGGCACTCGTCGAGCAGGCACTGGTCTCGCCGGTTGGCACGGACCACGCGGCCGAATAA
- a CDS encoding cupin domain-containing protein: MTKTHDLPIEVRGTARQPLGMSPAQFLRDYWQKRPLLIRQAFPDFVSPIEPDDLAGLALEETALSRLIIHDENRDRWKVKTGPLTEQDFASTPNKNWTLLVQDVDKWDADVAALLQEFRFLPSWRLDDIMISYAEPGGGVGAHVDQYDVFLLQGLGQRHWAIDTNPDAPKGFRPDVELKQLSVFEPDHEWLLEPGDMLYLPPGVPHDGVAFGGPCLTISVGMRAPSQAELTGDLADYLAERLPDELRYTDPDLAPAKSVGEIDRAALARLRQALPFAAALDDATLTDWFGRFITRYRSAQMPVPPEKELTEAALGKQLDGGAHLMRHPWARMAWARDKRGATLFVNGHAWPTTVDLAAQLCETRDLVPDASLDEAGRAVLLHLVNDGHLVVHKPRRR; the protein is encoded by the coding sequence ATGACCAAGACCCACGACCTCCCCATCGAAGTCCGCGGCACCGCCAGGCAGCCGCTGGGCATGAGCCCGGCCCAGTTCCTGCGCGATTACTGGCAGAAGCGCCCGCTGCTGATCCGCCAGGCCTTCCCCGACTTCGTCTCGCCCATCGAGCCGGATGACCTGGCCGGCCTCGCGCTGGAAGAAACGGCGCTGTCGCGCCTGATCATCCATGACGAGAACCGCGACCGCTGGAAGGTGAAGACTGGCCCGCTGACTGAGCAGGATTTCGCCAGCACCCCCAACAAGAACTGGACCCTGCTGGTGCAGGACGTGGACAAGTGGGATGCCGACGTGGCCGCCCTGCTGCAGGAGTTCCGCTTCCTGCCCAGCTGGCGCCTGGACGACATCATGATTTCGTACGCCGAGCCGGGCGGCGGCGTGGGTGCGCACGTGGACCAGTACGACGTGTTCCTGCTGCAGGGCCTGGGCCAGCGCCACTGGGCCATCGACACCAACCCGGACGCGCCCAAGGGCTTTCGTCCCGACGTGGAGCTCAAACAGCTGAGCGTGTTCGAGCCGGACCACGAATGGCTGCTGGAACCGGGTGACATGCTTTACCTGCCGCCGGGCGTGCCGCATGACGGCGTGGCCTTCGGCGGCCCCTGCCTGACCATCTCGGTGGGCATGCGCGCGCCGTCGCAGGCCGAGCTGACCGGCGACCTGGCGGATTACCTCGCCGAACGCCTGCCCGACGAGCTGCGCTACACCGACCCCGACCTGGCCCCGGCCAAGTCCGTCGGCGAGATCGACCGGGCCGCGCTCGCCCGCCTCCGCCAGGCCCTGCCCTTCGCCGCCGCGCTGGACGATGCCACCCTCACGGACTGGTTCGGCCGCTTCATCACCCGCTATCGCAGTGCGCAGATGCCGGTGCCGCCGGAGAAGGAACTGACCGAGGCTGCGCTGGGCAAGCAGTTGGACGGCGGCGCCCACCTGATGCGGCACCCGTGGGCGCGCATGGCCTGGGCGCGCGACAAGCGAGGCGCCACCCTGTTCGTCAACGGCCACGCCTGGCCGACCACCGTGGATCTGGCCGCGCAGCTCTGTGAAACGCGGGACCTGGTGCCAGACGCTTCGCTGGACGAAGCCGGCCGGGCCGTGCTGCTCCACCTGGTCAACGACGGCCACCTGGTCGTGCACAAGCCGCGTCGCCGATGA
- a CDS encoding sulfite exporter TauE/SafE family protein, whose product MPTDFLTSAAIGVLAQLVDGALGMAYGVTSAAMLLALGIPPAMASASVHYAETLTCGASGISHVMAGNVLKRLFWALVVPGAIGATIGAYLVSHVPAVWMKMVLTPYLIGMGLFLLFRPHRRQRLHEDTPSLSRPLGLVAGFADAVAGGGWSALTVPTLVARGVRPRMVIGTVHLAKCVVSAVASISFFVHVGFPHGASVAGLIVGGVVAAPLSAVLARRMPPRVATILAALAVLAIGINNIAHTLLAH is encoded by the coding sequence ATGCCTACGGATTTCCTCACCTCCGCCGCCATCGGCGTGCTGGCCCAGCTGGTCGACGGCGCGCTGGGCATGGCCTATGGCGTGACTTCGGCGGCCATGCTGCTGGCCCTGGGCATTCCGCCCGCCATGGCCAGCGCCAGCGTGCACTACGCCGAAACGCTGACCTGCGGGGCATCGGGCATCAGCCACGTGATGGCCGGCAACGTGCTCAAGCGGTTGTTCTGGGCGTTGGTGGTGCCGGGTGCCATCGGCGCCACCATCGGCGCCTACCTGGTCAGCCATGTCCCGGCGGTCTGGATGAAGATGGTGCTGACGCCCTACCTGATCGGCATGGGCCTGTTCCTGCTGTTCCGCCCGCACCGCCGCCAGCGGTTGCATGAGGACACACCGTCCCTGAGCCGCCCCCTGGGCCTGGTCGCCGGTTTCGCCGATGCCGTGGCGGGCGGCGGCTGGAGCGCGCTGACCGTCCCCACGCTGGTGGCCCGCGGGGTGCGTCCCCGCATGGTCATCGGCACGGTGCACCTGGCCAAGTGCGTGGTGAGCGCGGTGGCCAGCATCAGCTTCTTCGTACATGTGGGCTTTCCGCACGGCGCATCCGTGGCCGGGCTGATCGTTGGCGGCGTGGTGGCCGCCCCGCTCAGCGCCGTGCTTGCCCGCCGCATGCCTCCCCGCGTGGCGACCATCCTGGCCGCGCTGGCCGTGCTGGCCATCGGCATCAACAACATCGCCCATACCCTGCTCGCCCACTGA
- a CDS encoding assimilatory sulfite reductase (NADPH) flavoprotein subunit has product MNAVVATQTGLASIDSEKLSALERLTQGLGPAELYWIAAWSATRAGQVQRGLVPLQPAKATGDRLTILYGSQTGQAKRLATQLSARAEAAGLAVRLVRADSYPQRDLAKETHLVVVISTQGDAEPPDDARGLVEFILGKRAPKLPGLKFAVLGLGDSSYPQFCAIGRQLDARLAELGASRFAPLGEADVDIDAVATPWAEQALDQARKVLGATQPVARVTNLQPVPTRVSHTREHPFAASVLDNQGIVARDAGRDIRHVELSLEGSGLSYEPGDAIGVWPENPPALVDQWLTLLKLDGEQQVHHEGRELPLRRWLSHERELTRLSRPLIAAVADASGDEKLAGLLRPDRSASLAALLAEEQPIDLWRSHPAHWSADELVAALRPQTPRLYSIASSQKAVGDEVHLTVAVVDYEAYGERHWGAASSFLAAAGDDHRVPVFIEENERFRLPKDSARDIIMIGPGTGVAPFRAFVQERREIAAGGRNWLFFGNRHFSRDFLYQIEWQAALRDGSLDRLDLAFSRDGDAKVYVQQRIREQGRDLYAWLQEGAHIYVCGDANFMAKDVHAALLDVAVTHGGQSPDQAREWLSDLLQQGRYARDVY; this is encoded by the coding sequence GTGAACGCCGTCGTCGCAACGCAAACCGGGCTGGCCTCCATCGATAGCGAAAAGCTGTCGGCACTGGAGCGACTGACCCAGGGACTCGGGCCCGCCGAGCTTTACTGGATCGCCGCGTGGAGCGCCACGCGCGCCGGGCAGGTACAGCGCGGCCTCGTGCCGCTGCAGCCCGCCAAGGCCACCGGCGATCGCCTCACCATTCTCTACGGCAGCCAGACCGGCCAGGCCAAGCGGCTGGCCACCCAGCTGAGCGCCCGGGCCGAGGCCGCCGGGCTGGCGGTTCGCCTGGTGCGGGCCGACAGCTACCCGCAGCGCGACCTGGCCAAGGAAACGCATCTGGTCGTGGTGATCAGCACGCAGGGTGATGCGGAGCCGCCGGACGATGCGCGCGGGCTGGTGGAATTCATCCTGGGCAAGCGCGCGCCGAAGCTACCGGGCCTGAAGTTCGCCGTGCTTGGGCTGGGCGATTCCAGCTACCCGCAGTTCTGCGCCATCGGGCGTCAGCTTGACGCACGCCTGGCCGAACTGGGTGCGTCGCGCTTCGCGCCGCTGGGCGAGGCTGATGTGGACATCGACGCGGTGGCCACGCCCTGGGCCGAACAAGCCCTCGACCAGGCGCGCAAAGTGTTGGGCGCCACGCAGCCCGTTGCACGCGTAACCAACCTGCAGCCGGTGCCTACGCGCGTCAGCCACACCCGTGAACATCCTTTTGCGGCCAGCGTGCTCGACAACCAGGGCATCGTGGCTCGTGATGCGGGTCGCGACATTCGTCATGTCGAACTGTCACTGGAAGGCTCGGGCCTGAGTTACGAACCGGGCGACGCCATCGGCGTGTGGCCGGAGAACCCGCCCGCGCTGGTCGATCAGTGGCTGACACTGCTGAAGCTCGATGGCGAGCAGCAGGTGCATCACGAGGGCAGGGAGCTTCCGCTGCGCCGCTGGCTGTCGCATGAGCGCGAACTGACGCGCCTGAGCCGTCCGCTGATCGCCGCCGTGGCCGATGCCAGTGGTGACGAAAAGCTCGCGGGCCTCTTGCGTCCGGACCGTTCGGCCAGCCTCGCAGCGCTGCTGGCGGAGGAGCAGCCCATCGATCTTTGGCGCAGCCATCCCGCGCACTGGTCGGCCGATGAACTGGTCGCCGCGCTGCGGCCGCAAACACCACGCCTGTACTCCATCGCCTCCAGCCAGAAGGCGGTAGGTGACGAAGTGCACCTCACCGTGGCCGTGGTGGATTACGAAGCGTACGGCGAGCGTCACTGGGGTGCGGCGTCCTCGTTCCTTGCCGCGGCGGGCGACGATCATCGCGTGCCGGTATTCATTGAAGAGAACGAGCGCTTCCGCCTGCCGAAGGACAGCGCCCGCGACATCATCATGATCGGACCCGGCACCGGCGTGGCCCCGTTCCGCGCCTTCGTGCAAGAGCGACGCGAAATCGCCGCTGGCGGACGCAACTGGCTGTTCTTCGGTAACCGCCATTTCAGCCGCGATTTCCTCTACCAGATCGAATGGCAGGCGGCCTTGCGCGACGGTTCGCTCGACCGGCTGGACCTGGCGTTTTCCCGCGACGGCGATGCCAAGGTGTACGTGCAGCAGCGCATCCGCGAACAGGGCCGTGACCTGTATGCGTGGCTGCAGGAGGGTGCGCACATCTACGTGTGCGGCGATGCCAATTTCATGGCCAAGGACGTGCATGCCGCACTGCTCGACGTGGCGGTGACCCACGGTGGCCAGTCACCGGATCAGGCCCGGGAATGGCTGTCCGACCTTCTGCAGCAAGGGCGTTACGCCCGCGACGTGTACTGA
- the cysI gene encoding assimilatory sulfite reductase (NADPH) hemoprotein subunit, which yields MTTPLSDLERIKDASRQLRGTIAEGLRDPVTNAISDDDNKLLKFHGSYLQDDRDLREERRKQKLEPAYSFMLRARLPSGVVTPAQWLVFDRLAREYANGTLRITTRQTFQWHGIIKHHLKPTIAAIHDALASTIAACGDVVRNVVSTPNPVESSAHALAYEWATRLSEELAPRTGAYHEIWLDGEALVGEPKEEEPLYGRTYLPRKFKIGLAIPPLNDIDVFAQDLGLIAVIEQGELKGFNVAIGGGMGATHGDASTYPRLASVVGFTTPDRLFTVAETIVAIQRDWGNRVERKHARLKYTLDHRGLDAFKAELEHRLGFALEPARAYRFDHNGDRYGWIEGDDGRWHLTLQIESGRLADVGEHRWLTGLRELAKVHHGDFRMTCNQNVIVANVAPSERARIDAIVAAHGLDGYRSHSGIRRHAVACVALPTCGLAMAESERYLPQLLPRLEALLDEHGLRDAPILLRLSGCPNGCSRPYLGEIALVGRGPGRYDLRLGADFRGERLNQVYRENVDEPAILEALSPLVAGYASDRLDGEGFGDFLVRTGVLAANTRRIPAEVVA from the coding sequence ATGACGACACCGCTTTCCGATCTCGAACGCATCAAGGACGCCAGCCGGCAGTTGCGCGGCACCATCGCCGAAGGCCTGCGTGATCCGGTGACCAACGCCATCAGCGACGACGACAACAAGTTGCTGAAGTTTCATGGCAGTTATCTGCAGGATGACCGCGACCTGCGTGAGGAACGCCGCAAGCAGAAGCTGGAGCCTGCGTATTCCTTCATGCTGCGCGCGCGCCTGCCTTCGGGCGTGGTCACTCCGGCGCAATGGCTGGTGTTCGACCGGCTGGCCCGCGAGTACGCCAACGGCACGTTGCGCATCACCACGCGCCAGACCTTCCAGTGGCACGGCATCATCAAGCACCACCTCAAGCCGACCATCGCCGCCATCCACGATGCGCTGGCCAGCACCATCGCCGCCTGCGGCGACGTGGTGCGCAACGTGGTCAGCACGCCCAATCCGGTGGAATCGTCAGCACATGCGCTCGCCTACGAGTGGGCCACGCGGCTGTCCGAAGAGCTTGCGCCGCGCACGGGCGCGTATCACGAGATCTGGCTGGATGGCGAAGCACTGGTCGGCGAGCCGAAGGAGGAAGAGCCGCTGTACGGCCGCACCTACCTGCCGCGCAAGTTCAAGATCGGCCTGGCCATTCCGCCGCTCAATGACATCGATGTGTTTGCGCAGGATCTCGGCCTGATCGCCGTCATCGAGCAGGGCGAACTGAAGGGCTTCAACGTGGCCATAGGCGGCGGCATGGGCGCGACGCACGGCGATGCCAGCACCTATCCGCGGCTTGCCAGCGTCGTCGGGTTCACCACGCCGGATCGCCTGTTCACGGTGGCCGAGACCATCGTGGCCATCCAGCGCGACTGGGGCAACCGCGTCGAGCGCAAGCACGCGCGGTTGAAGTACACGCTGGATCATCGTGGCCTGGATGCGTTCAAGGCAGAGCTGGAGCATCGGCTGGGTTTCGCGCTGGAACCGGCACGCGCTTATCGCTTCGACCACAACGGCGACCGTTACGGCTGGATCGAAGGTGACGACGGCCGCTGGCACCTCACGCTGCAGATCGAATCCGGTCGGCTTGCCGATGTGGGTGAGCACCGCTGGCTCACCGGGCTGCGCGAACTGGCCAAGGTGCACCACGGCGATTTCCGCATGACCTGCAACCAGAACGTGATCGTGGCGAACGTTGCGCCCAGTGAAAGGGCGCGCATCGACGCGATCGTGGCGGCGCATGGCCTGGATGGCTACCGCTCGCACAGCGGCATCCGCCGCCATGCCGTGGCCTGCGTGGCCTTGCCGACCTGCGGCCTCGCCATGGCGGAGAGCGAACGCTACCTGCCGCAGCTTCTGCCCCGGCTGGAAGCGCTGCTGGATGAGCATGGCTTGCGTGATGCCCCCATCCTGTTGCGCCTCTCCGGCTGCCCCAACGGCTGCTCGCGTCCGTACCTGGGCGAGATCGCGCTGGTCGGCCGCGGGCCGGGTCGTTACGACCTGCGCCTCGGTGCAGATTTCCGCGGTGAGCGACTGAATCAGGTCTATCGGGAGAACGTGGACGAACCGGCCATTCTCGAAGCGCTGTCACCGTTGGTTGCCGGTTACGCGTCCGATCGGCTGGACGGCGAAGGCTTTGGCGATTTCCTGGTGCGCACGGGCGTGCTTGCCGCGAACACGCGGCGGATTCCCGCGGAGGTCGTGGCATGA
- a CDS encoding phosphoadenylyl-sulfate reductase, translating into MKQALLDDARHDARARNELNTWLGTLDAEQRVLWALAYAPGAHVLSSSFGAQAAVSLHLLTRQRPDLPVVLIDTGYLFPETYCFIDELRDRLSLNLKIYSAAESPAWFEAREGRLWEQGVAGIDRYNQLRKVEPMQRALSELGAGSWFAGLRRSQARTRAAIPFAERRDDRWKFHPIADWSDRDVGMYLRKHGLPYHPLWDQGYISIGDVHTTHRWEPGTDVDATRFFGLKRECGLHGLA; encoded by the coding sequence ATGAAGCAGGCCCTGCTCGATGACGCCCGGCATGATGCCCGCGCACGAAACGAACTGAATACATGGCTCGGCACGCTGGATGCGGAGCAGCGCGTGCTCTGGGCACTGGCCTATGCGCCGGGCGCGCACGTGCTGTCGTCCAGCTTCGGGGCGCAGGCGGCCGTGTCCCTGCACCTGCTGACGCGTCAGCGCCCGGACCTGCCGGTGGTGCTGATCGATACCGGCTATCTCTTTCCCGAAACCTACTGCTTCATTGACGAACTGCGTGACCGCCTGTCGCTGAACCTGAAAATTTACAGCGCCGCCGAAAGCCCCGCGTGGTTCGAGGCGAGGGAAGGGCGGCTGTGGGAGCAGGGCGTGGCGGGTATCGACCGCTACAACCAGCTGCGCAAGGTGGAACCCATGCAACGCGCACTGAGCGAACTGGGTGCCGGATCGTGGTTTGCCGGCCTGCGCCGCAGCCAGGCGCGTACCCGCGCCGCGATTCCCTTCGCCGAGCGACGCGATGACCGCTGGAAATTTCATCCCATCGCCGACTGGAGCGACCGCGACGTGGGCATGTACCTGCGCAAGCACGGCCTGCCGTACCACCCGCTGTGGGACCAGGGCTACATCTCCATCGGCGACGTGCACACCACGCATCGCTGGGAACCGGGCACCGATGTCGATGCCACCCGATTCTTTGGCCTGAAGCGCGAATGCGGGCTTCACGGCCTGGCCTGA
- a CDS encoding bifunctional sulfate adenylyltransferase/adenylylsulfate kinase, giving the protein MSQTALAQSDVAVFDDEAPALIPPHGGVLKELYLPADEAAALKQHSAGLPGVDLDTRQLCDLELLLSGAFSPLEGFLTQRDYDRVVEEYRLADGTLWPIPISLDVSEAFAERLAPGSEVALRDSQGVPLAVLEVEDIYRPDRLHEAQKVFGTTDRAHPGVAELLDRYRPVNLGGRVRGIQQPSHYDFTALRDTPRSLRAWFESQGWHRIVAFQTRNPMHRAHRELTLRAAEQVGAKLLVQPSVGRTKPGDIDHYTRVRCYQALLSQYPADSAHLSLLPLAMRMGGPREALWHAIIRKNYGASHFIVGRDHAGPGKDSHGNPFYGPFDAQHLLERHQDELGIRIVPFPAMVYVANRDTYLPSNEVLPDDEVRDISGTQLRRHLHEGSEIPSWFSFPEVVKILRERHPAQAARGFALFFTGLSGAGKSTIAQAVVAQLLERTSRAVTVLDGDEVRKHLSRGLGFSREDRNANVTRIGYVASEIVRHGGVAVCAPIAPYADARAEARELVEAHGDFIEIHVATALEVCEARDRKGLYAQARAGTIAHFTGISDPYEEPVTPELRIDGNGGDPLVLAGRILDVLEERGLLGG; this is encoded by the coding sequence ATGAGCCAGACAGCACTTGCCCAGTCCGACGTTGCCGTCTTCGACGACGAAGCGCCCGCGTTGATTCCGCCGCACGGCGGCGTCTTGAAAGAGTTGTACCTGCCGGCCGACGAAGCCGCCGCACTCAAACAGCACAGCGCCGGTCTGCCGGGCGTGGATCTGGATACGCGCCAGTTGTGTGACCTCGAGTTGCTGCTGAGCGGCGCGTTCTCCCCGCTGGAAGGGTTTCTCACCCAGCGCGATTACGACCGTGTGGTCGAAGAATATCGCCTGGCCGACGGCACGCTCTGGCCCATCCCGATCTCGCTGGACGTCAGCGAGGCATTTGCCGAACGCCTGGCGCCAGGCAGCGAAGTGGCACTGCGCGATTCGCAGGGTGTACCGCTGGCGGTGCTGGAAGTGGAGGACATCTATCGACCGGATCGTCTCCACGAGGCGCAGAAAGTCTTCGGCACCACCGACCGAGCGCACCCCGGCGTCGCCGAGCTGCTGGATCGCTATCGACCGGTCAACCTGGGTGGCCGCGTGCGCGGCATCCAGCAACCGTCGCACTACGATTTCACCGCACTGCGCGATACGCCGCGCAGCCTGCGTGCGTGGTTCGAGTCCCAGGGCTGGCACCGCATCGTGGCCTTCCAGACCCGCAACCCCATGCATCGCGCGCATCGCGAACTGACCCTGCGCGCTGCAGAGCAGGTCGGTGCGAAGCTGCTGGTACAGCCATCGGTAGGCCGCACCAAGCCGGGCGATATCGACCACTACACCCGCGTGCGTTGCTATCAGGCCCTGCTGTCGCAGTACCCCGCGGACAGCGCCCATCTGTCGCTGCTGCCGCTGGCGATGCGCATGGGTGGCCCGCGTGAAGCGCTGTGGCACGCCATCATCCGCAAGAACTATGGCGCCAGTCACTTCATCGTAGGCCGCGACCATGCCGGTCCGGGCAAGGATTCCCACGGCAACCCGTTCTATGGACCGTTCGATGCGCAGCACCTGCTGGAGCGCCACCAGGACGAACTGGGCATCCGCATCGTGCCGTTCCCCGCCATGGTCTACGTGGCCAACCGCGACACCTACCTGCCGTCGAACGAAGTGCTGCCTGATGATGAGGTGCGCGACATCTCGGGCACCCAGCTGCGCAGGCATCTGCACGAGGGCAGCGAGATCCCTTCGTGGTTCTCCTTCCCCGAGGTGGTGAAGATCCTGCGCGAGCGCCATCCCGCGCAGGCCGCGCGAGGCTTCGCCCTGTTCTTCACCGGCCTGTCCGGCGCAGGCAAGTCGACCATCGCCCAGGCGGTGGTGGCGCAGCTGCTGGAACGCACCAGCCGTGCAGTGACCGTGCTGGATGGTGACGAAGTGCGCAAGCACCTGTCCCGTGGACTGGGTTTCTCGCGCGAGGATCGCAATGCCAACGTGACCCGCATCGGTTACGTCGCCAGCGAGATCGTGCGGCATGGGGGCGTGGCCGTGTGCGCGCCCATTGCGCCTTATGCCGATGCACGCGCTGAGGCCCGTGAGTTGGTGGAGGCCCATGGCGACTTCATCGAGATTCATGTGGCGACGGCGCTGGAGGTGTGCGAGGCACGCGACCGCAAGGGGCTGTACGCACAGGCGCGAGCCGGCACGATTGCGCACTTCACCGGGATCAGTGATCCGTATGAGGAGCCGGTGACGCCGGAGTTGCGGATTGATGGGAATGGTGGCGATCCGCTGGTGTTGGCGGGGCGGATTCTTGATGTGTTGGAGGAGAGGGGGTTGTTGGGGGGCTGA